One genomic region from Anguilla rostrata isolate EN2019 chromosome 2, ASM1855537v3, whole genome shotgun sequence encodes:
- the LOC135244055 gene encoding proto-oncogene c-Rel-like — MSVTYSPMLQSSNFPGGEPLVRIYEQPKQRGTRFRYKCEGPSAGSVPGERSSENNRSFPSVQISNFYGRGKVRVSLVTKNEPYRPHPHELVGKDCKDGYYEAEFGPERSIIIFQNLGIQCVKRREVKDAIMQRLTRCINPFNVPHEQLLQTDDYDPNVVRLCFQVFLQDETGHYTRALTPIVSNPIYDNRAPTTAELRICRVNRNSGSVRGGDEIFLLCDKVQKDDIEVRFFTQGGAWEAKGCFSQADVHRQVAVVFKTPPYADASVAGPVTVGMQLRRPSDQQVSEPVEFRYLPDNTDPHGCQEKKRRLEDIMKSFSTFNGASFVNRPSLASWTNQTFKQEPKTMNMKATPTITQKAPPTPHSSSSSMYRGCPPTPAMTSQASVQATVSINHVVPHPFPAEHARMGPPSVANGNGLGGAQLQPPPVFAGLPESSLPLLTENDLQCLAQDQDLHGSGGQAQPQHQRQQPPLHRKDPAAAPGCGIQGSWPGYGLTSAAAAAAAQDALNRGSSGMTASMDTGAGGEDGLRGGFGRPPPPLPPPQASFQLKQEPLGAPQPRNGPMGAPLEGPLTYSTLAPCSLANGGALGGGFRQSGAEDGYCPIFSSLRSHGRFSPSGIDADERFDAMTWPYISE; from the exons ATGAGCG TAACATACAGCCCCATGCTTCAGAGTTCCAACTTCCCAG GGGGCGAGCCTCTGGTCCGGATATACGAGCAGCCCAAACAGAGGGGCACGCGCTTCAGGTACAAGTGCGAGGGCCCGTCGGCCGGGAGCGTCCCGGGAGAGAGGAGCTCGGAGAACAACAGGTCCTTCCCCAGCGTCCAG ATTTCAAACTTCTATGGGAGGGGCAAGGTTCGGGTGTCACTGGTGACAAAGAATGAGCCCTACAGACCACACCCCCACGAGCTTGTGGGCAAAGACTGCAAGGATGGGTACTATGAGGCGGAGTTTGGCCCCGAGCGTAGCATCATCAT TTTTCAGAACCTGGGGATCCAGTGCGTGAAAAGGAGGGAGGTGAAGGACGCGATAATGCAAAGACTGACCCGCTGCATCAATCCCTTTAACG TTCCACAcgagcagctgctgcagacagACGACTACGACCCGAACGTGGTGCGCCTCTGCTTCCAGGTCTTCCTGCAGGACGAGACGGGCCACTACACCCGCGCCCTGACCCCAATCGTCTCCAACCCCATCTACGACAACC GCGCACCCACGACAGCTGAGCTGCGGATCTGCCGGGTCAACAGGAACAGCGGCAGCGTCAGAGGAGGAGATGAGATCTTCCTCCTGTGCGATAAAGTCCAGAAGG ACGACATCGAGGTGCGGTTCTTCACACAGGGAGGCGCCTGGGAGGCCAAGGGCTGCTTCTCCCAGGCGGACGTCCACCGGCAGGTGGCCGTCGTCTTCAAAACCCCCCCCTACGCGGACGCCTCCGTCGCCGGGCCGGTAACCGTGGGGATGCAGCTGCGCCGCCCCTCCGACCAGCAGGTCAGCGAGCCCGTGGAGTTCCGCTACCTGCCCGACAACACAG ATCCACACGGCTGTCAGGAAAAGAAGCGGAGACTGGAGGACATCATGAAATCTTTCTCCACTTTCAACG gTGCAAGCTTTGTGAACAGACCCAGCCTGGCGTCGTGGACGAACCAAACGTTCAAGCAAG aaccAAAAACCATGAACATGAAGGCCACACCCACCATCACGCAgaaggccccgcccactccacatagctcctcctcctccatgtaCCGCGGCTGCCCTCCGACCCCCgcgatgacatcacaggccTCGGTCCAAGCCACGGTGTCAATCAACCACGTGGTGCCCCACCCCTTTCCCGCGGAACATGCCAGGATGGGCCCCCCGTCGGTCGCCAACGGCAACGGCCTCGGCGGCGCGCAGCTGCAGCCCCCCCCGGTGTTCGCCGGCTTGCCGGAGAGCAGCCTGCCCCTGCTCACGGAGAACGACCTGCAGTGCCTGGCCCAGGACCAGGACCTGCACGGCTCCGGGGGCCAGGCCCAGCCGCAGCACCAGCgccagcagccccccctccacaggaAGGACCCGGCGGCGGCCCCAGGGTGCGGCATCCAGGGCTCCTGGCCCGGCTACGGCCTcaccagcgccgccgccgcagccgcCGCGCAGGACGCGCTCAAcaggggctcgtccgggatgaCCGCGTCCATGGATaccggggcggggggcgaggacGGCCTGCGCGGCGGGTTCGgcaggcccccgccccccctgccgccGCCGCAGGCGTCGTTTCAGCTCAAGCAGGAGCCCCTGGGGGCCCCCCAGCCGCGCAACGGGCCGATGGGCGCGCCCCTCGAGGGCCCGCTGACGTACAGCACCCTCGCGCCGTGCTCCCTGGCCAACgggggggccctgggggggggcttCCGGCAGAGCGGGGCGGAGGACGGCTACTGCCCCATCTTCAGCAGCCTGCGGTCCCACGGCCGATTCTCCCCCAGCGGCATCGACGCGGACGAGCGCTTCGACGCCATGACCTGGCCGTACATCAGCGAATAA